Part of the Rhodopirellula islandica genome is shown below.
ACGATCGAATAGCAGCTTGCGATGCAGATCGGAATCTCCCAGCGAGATCCAAAATTCACCCTTGACGAAAAAACCTACATAGCAGCGACGAGTTCGGATCCACCTGTCGCCGCTCCGCGGCTTTGGATTGGGGGTGGGGCGTCCGAGACGTCGGGTTGAAACCCGACGCTATCGGATGTCACCGCTCCGCGGTTGGTTGGCGACGTCTCGAGCGAACCGTCGCGGAGCGACGGCATCTGACCAGCCTTGGGTTTCAACCCAAGGTTCGACCGTGACCAACGCACACCCCAGTCGCAGAGCGACGACAGTTGGCGCGACGAGTTCGGAACCACCTGCCGCCGCTTCGCAGCTTTGGATTGGGGTGGAGCGCCCGAGACCGTCGGGTTAAAACCCGACGCAATCAAATGTCACCGCTCCGCGGTTGGTTGTTGACGCCTCGATCGAACAGTCGCGGAGCGACGGCATCGGACTAGCCTTGGGTTTCAACCCAAGGGGGTGACATTAGAACTTCCAGCGGTATTCCATCCGGGTCCCGTAGACGTTCGGCAGATCGCTTCGCCAGCCATGCATGACATCGAAGCGAAGCAGCGTGCGATTGGAAATGGGGAACTGATAGCGCGAGCCGAGGCCAAATTGGTCGCCTTGCACGGCCAGGTTTGAGTCGCCGTGTTCGGTGAGATATGACGCCTCCACCAGCAACTGGCGATCCAGTTGATTGCCGATCAAGTCCACTCCGATGGATCCACCCGCGGTGTCAAATCCGGTGGGGTCCAGTGTCGCGAATCCATTCAGGCCGTCGGTGTCAAAGTTGATCCCGGTGTTGCGCAAGATGCCTCCGCTGCCACCTGCTCGAGCGACCGATTGTGGACGCCCCCAACCGTAGAAGAAATTGGCGTAGGGGACCACGGTGAGCGGCGACGCGGTGATCAGACTGTTTTCCCAAAGGAACAACCCGCCGTCGGCGGTCACGTCGGCATCGGGAAGGTTTTGCCCCGTGTTGATGATCAAGCGAAGTGAGTTGCTGATCCGGTCCAAGTAGCGTTTTGTGAAGCTGATCGTCATGTTGTGATAGCTTCGCCGCGTGTCATCGCGGTCTCGCAGGTAGGCGTAGCCGGCTTCGATGTAGCCATCGTAGGCATCGATGAAGCACGCGGTCCCAAAGGCTTGCGCGGCGTGTTTGTCGGTGCCAAAGGCGGCACTGTTGATTTGGTCAATCGCTGCGAAGAAGGTCCAGTCAAAGTTGGCCCAGTTGAGTGCTCGGCTGTGGCGGGCAGGGATTGCAAACGCCGCACCGGTCACCGCGTCTTCCATCCAGATCCCGTTTTGAAACAACAGCGGAATCAAACCGATCGTCACGGGCATTTCGGCGGGGGAGGATTTGCCGTGAAAGCCACCCCACATTGCACCGAGGTCGCCTTCAAAGAAGGCGGTCACGAAGTTCGGATCAAAGACGCCTTGGTAGTCGAATTCGCCGCCTTGAAAATCAATTCGGTTGAATTGATTGTTGCGATCAAGAGGGCCAATGAACCCATGGAAACGCTCGGAGTCGGTCAGACGCAGATCCATGTCCAGGTTGAGCCGGCTGGCCCAGTTGTCAGTCCGCCCGGCCGCATTGCGACCGGTGCTGATCCCCGAACGGAAATCGCCGTACAAGTAGAATTCCGGACGCGCCAGGTTGGTGCTGCCGAACCAATTCTTGCCACGGGGTGTGATTCCGTCACCGTAAAACGTGCGTCCCCATTCAATCCACGGGCTCTGTGTCGGGACCGCCGCTTTCGCGTCATACACCCACTGCTCCCGTGCGCCATCGTGCCAGTTGGATTGTTCTGGCAATGGCGTGGGGGAAAAGTCATCTGCGAAATGGGTGAGGTTCCCCAGCCCAGCGGACTTTGCGAAATCAGCGGCGGATTCCTCTTGCAGCACCGATTGACCCGCCGTGTCTGGCGAACTGAGCGAGGCGGCGGAGTGACTGGCGAAGTCGTAGTTTGGTTGCGGTTGGGGGAATCGTCCCGCTTCGGTTTGAGAAGGGGGAAGTTGAAAGCGGCTGGCCTCGTCGCGCTCGACCGTCTCAGCATGATTGTGAACTTGCTGAGCTGGCGATGAATCCGGGGCCACGATTGGCAGGCGGGTCGGGCGAGGCCGTCCGGTCTGCGCGAGTGCGTCCGCAGGCGTCAGCATCGTGAGCGAACAGGTGACGCTCAACACGACGAGGCATTGGATGGAAAGACGAGGTTGCAACATGATCAACGCACCATGAAAGTGTGCGAGTCATGGCAGATGTCAATCATCCGCTCATTCATTCGGCGAATCATATCAGGTGTGCTGTTGATCTGACGCATGAAATACATGGGTTCGGTTCGACTCCGCATCCGGACACTCAGTCGGTAGGGCCCGGGAACTTGGAACGCTTCCGCCGGAATGGTGTACTTGGCAACTCGATGGTCCAGCGGCGCAATGCTGTGAGCTTCCATGCGGATCAGTGGCGGGTGATTGAGCACGCTGACGGGCACCGCCCCAGGACGCAGGAACACCAGTTGGTCCAGGCTGAAGTTCAGTGGCAACGCGGCCTCGCGGTCGGTGCCACGAACGTTGTTGATCAAGAACTTGGTTTGCAGGTTGAAAAGACCCTTGTCGCGAGGGATTCGTCCTTTGGCAACTTCGACGCTGTGCATGTCACACAGGTCGGCATTGGCATCCAGGTACCCGGTCTCCCAGACGCGTTGCCCGTTGGGGTTGATCAGAGCCGCGTTCAGCCACAGTTGGGGTTGAGCACCGAGCGAGCCCGTGGGCAAGTTGTGTCCGGTGCTGATGTTGTCGACTCGGTAGCCCAGTTTCAGCGGCATGCCCACTTGAGGCGTGGTGTAGAACACCGGATCGCTGACTTGAGCGCCGGCTTCCAGTGTCATCGCTGAGTAGCCACGTTTCTGATCGAGCTTGGCGTTGTTGGCGTCGATGACTTTGCGAGCATCTCGCCGATCGTCTGCGTTGTCCCAAGGTTTCGGGAACTGCATTCCCTTCGTCACGTTGCGTTCAAATTCTTCGGTGCCCCAGCCGGCGCGGTCGTCAAACGTCAGCCATTGGCGTGGTGTGAAGGCTTTGGCCTTGGGGTTGTGCGGGAAGATCCCTGGGTGAGCGATCGAATAACCGGGACCCCAAAAGGTGTGGTTGGAGTGTTTCTTGGGGTTCCCGTAGGGCTTGCCCGAGATCTCAGCGATATGGCTTTCTTCGTAGCCGGCAGCTTTGCCGGGGACCGCCCCCATGTGGCAGTCCTGGCAGGATATCCCGCACTTCGCCGCGGGGCTGCTGCGGTACTGAGCGTGCACGACTTCCAGCGAAATGCCGGGATGCACCGCGACTTGATGGCACGAAGCGCAAATGTCTGACTTGGTGAGCGGTTCGAAAAAGTAAGACCCGTTGTGGATCGCTTGGCCCGCACCCTTTTGACCTGAATGGGTTTTGAGTTTGTTCTTTTCCGCGTTGGCCAGAGCCGCAGCCAGACCCGCACCGTCGCCGCCACGACCGACCGGAGCATGGATGTTGCCTGGTTCGATTCGACGATCGCCGTTGCTGCTACGCCCGTAGTGCTCATTGATTCGGTGACACGTGATGCATGTCACCCCTTCGCGGGCCACGGGGGGCTGATCCAGAATGCTGACCGTGCGCGGGATTTCGAGCTGCGTCGCAACCGGTGAGTGACACCGCATGCAGAAGTACCCCACCGTGCCTTCGGTCAGTTCCGTGATCGCTTGTTCAAAGCGTTGGAACATCGGCGAGACCGTGGCGTACGCATGGCTGCTGACGCTCCACTCATCGTAGTGTTTGGGATGACAGGCACGACAGGATTCGGCCGACGGATAGCACTCCTCCGTCCACAGTCCTTCGTGTGGATCCTTCTTCTCCGGCGTTTTGGCAGCAGGCGGTTTGAGCGGTTCGTTGCTGCCAAGACCTGCCAGCGGGTCATCGCCGCCGAGGGGATCCGCTCCGGCGGAAGGATCGGCAAAGGCAGCCAGCGGATCGATCTCGGCAGCGACCAAGCGATCTGGCCGCCGTGAATTGTTGGGCTGGATGGTCGCGACGGAGGCTTCTGGCTGGCGTCCGTACAGGCGATTGCCAACGCCCAGCAGTTGGCCGACTTCGAGCAGTTCTTGATCGCTCAGGGTCTGCTGGCCACGGAATTGCATCCCATCGTCAGCGGTTGCCAATGGCGTGAATGCAAGACCACTCCAGAGGCTCAGCCAGATTGTCAGAATCGCGAGCGTTTCACGACGAGGAGTGATGAGCATCATCGTGTGAACCTGAACAACCCAATAACACGTGAACAATCCGAACAACACCGACAACCACACTGGGTGCATCGACTGGTGATGTTCGGATCGTCCAGAATGATCAGCGGGATGCGATCAAATGCCTCAACCGGCAAAGCTTGCCAGACAGAAGCACTTGCAAAGGGTGGTTCGCCCACAGCCAGGAGGTTGCGGTTTCATGCGGGGCGTTTCACGGGCAGTGGCAGACAATCAACATGGACCAGGAAGGTGTGGTGTTCAGCTCCCCGACGTCGATGGAGGTCGTGCGGCTTTGAAGTGCCGATCCAGCAGTGAGATGCAGAACCCCGCCCGTGACGGAGGTCGTGCAGTTTTCCTTCACCCTCCCTTTGGGAGGGTCGAATAATAAATGGTGGCTGGCGTCTGGGGTTCGCCCCGGATGGGGCCGTCATGCTTAGCTCGGGGCGGAAGCCCCGAGAGACCGATGCCGGAAAACAAACGGTCGCCCCGGATGGGGCCGTCGTGGGAGTTGGGGGCGTCCCTCGCTCACGCTCTTTGAAGTTGCGCTTTATCCGTCAATGGCCAACGGCCTTGTTCAACATCGCCAGGGGCATCGCCCCTGGAGCAGTAAAGCACGGCCCCATTTTGGCCAACGACCAAATTCAATTAAAAACGTGTGGGTTGATGTTGGCCGTTGGCCAACCAATTGCCCTCCATCTCGATCCCTGGGGCGATGCCCCAGGCTACGATGACGAAGGCCGTTGGCCAACAATACCGATTGCAAAAGCGCAACTTCAAAACTCACGCTTCGGGTTGTGATTGGTAGTTGCTGCAGAAACCCGCTAAAACCCAGCACCAGAAAACTGCACGACGTCTGCAGCGGGAGGGGGCGGAAAGCGAGCGTTCAGCGAGATTTCCGGGGGAGGGCCATCCGCGCCGCTCCCCATGCTCGGCCCTCACCCTCGCGTACGCCTGAACGGCGTCGCTCGACCTCTCCCCAAACTTCGTTTCGGGAGAGGTACGCCATGTGATAACCCGCCAAAATGCAGCACCAAAAAACTGCACGACCTCCTTCGTCGGGGGAGAGGCAACAGGCAAAAAACTGTCCACGAAAACGCTGTGTCAACACCAACCTTTGAACAGCCCAGCGTTCGCCCCGGTTGTGCGTGGGAACCGTGGCTAACGCCAAACGGCTCACGTACCCGGTGGCACCTGCGTACCTGCTTCGTTCTCGGTTTGAAGTGGGAACGAGTCGCCGGTTGCGAGTCCTCGGTCGAGGACCCAGACGTTGCGGAACCGGACGGGGTCGGAATGGTCTTGCAGCAACGTTGGCAAGGGAAGCGCTTCTTCGGGCTTGCCAGCTCCGGTGGGACCTGGCAAGGCGACATTGTCTTGGACCTTCACGCCGTTGACCCAGGAGGTCACGTGAGCGGGACGAAGTTTCTTGCCATCCACACCAAACCGTGCCGCGGTGAAGCGAACGTCATAGGTCTGCCAAGTCAGTGGCGGGAACGCCATGTTCAAACGTGGTGGCTTGAAGCGATACAGGGCTCCCAAGCCATTGAAGACTCGTTCGGTACCGAATGAATCCAGGACTTGGCACTCGTAGCGGCTTTGCAGATAGATGCCACTGTTGCCTCGTTGTTGGCCTTGTTTGCCGGGCATGTGCGGGATTCGGAATTCCAGGTGCAGGTCAAAGTCGTTGAGCAACCATTTGATGTTGGCACCTTGGGCGAGCAAGCCTTCGTCGGCGATCCGGGCCTTGGAAAATTGGTCGGTGTTCTCGCCGTTGAAAAGCACGAGTGCTTCCTTGGGTGGCTGAGCGCCCATCGTGGGGCTGGTTCGAATCACGCGAGGCAATTCGCCGAGCGAGTCGCCTTCGAAGTTGATCAAACGGCACTTTTCAGGGCCCGCGAACAACGCCCAGGGGCCGCCCGAGAGGACCAACGTTTCTCCGTTGCGGCGTCCGATCAAACGCAGCTGAGTGGCCTCGTTGAAGTTCTCGTCGCCAGGCAGTCCGCCTTCGTAAGCCAGGGCTTCGAACTCACCTGAGCCGAGGGCTCGGATTTGGATGCCGAATCGTTGGTTGGTGGTTTCGGTGGATGCATCGGAGTCATCCGTTTTCTTTTCAGTTGCAATCGCGACATCGCCGGCGTATTCGCCGATCAACTTGAAGTCAACGGCGACAGGTCCTTCGGTCGGTGGCAAGGTCCAAACACCTTTCTCCACCCAAGTCGGATCGGGTTTGGGCTCGGCTGGTTTTTCTTCCGCGACTTCTTCTTGAGGAGCTGTTTCGTTGTCGGCCTTTTCATCGGCCATTTTCTCGCTCTTGGGAGCGTCCGCTGTGGGGGCCTCTGAGGCGTCCTGTTTTGGTTTCGAGGCCTTTTCTTCATTGGCGTCGTCAGAAGCCTTTTCGGCCTTCTTTTCGCTCTTGGTCTCGGCTGGTTTTGCGTCGGGTTTGGACGCGTCTGACTTTTCGGTTGCGACCGAGTCCTTTTCTTGTGCCGACACTACCTGGGGCGTCAGCGAAATCGCCAGGCACAGAGCGAGCAAACCCGCGAAAACGCGTGGGGTTGGGGTCGCGAGAAATTTGCGAAATGACATACTCGAACGGGTCTCGTACTTTCGGGGATGGTGGGCGGTCTGGGGGGAGCGGATATTTTAGTTCAATTGTGAGTGGATGCAGCATGGGACCGAGGCAAAGTTCAACATCAAAACCGAAAGTCGCACGCCAGCCGATTTCGGTTCGCGGGTGCCGGGTTCACAATCTGCGTGAGATCGATGTGGACATCCCTCGCGGGGAATTGGTGGTCATTTGCGGGCTTTCCGGCAGTGGGAAGACCTCCCTGGCCTTGGACACGCTGTATGCGGAGGGGCAACGCAGCTACATCGAGAGTTTTTCTGCCTACACGCGGCAATACCTGAACCAGCTGGACAAGCCGGATTGCGACAGCATTTCCGGAATCCCACCTGCGATCGCCGTCACTCGTGCCTCGGCGGTCAAAACCAATCGCAGCACCGTGGCAACGTCGACCGAAATCGCGGAACACCTGCGTCTGCTGTTCGCACGTGCATCCGAATTGGTGTGTTATCAGTGCGGGCAACCGGTTGTGATCGACAGTCCTCAAAGCGTTGCCGCCCAGCTCAGCGACCCAGCCGCGAAAGTTCAGCGGGCGATTGTGGGGTTTGAACTCTGGTTGCCGAACCGGAAAGCTGCCTCAGAGATCTTGCTCGGCCTTCAACAGGAAGGGTTCGTGCGTCTGATCCTCAAAGGCGAAACTTTCCAACTGTCCGATGAGGACCGCAGCAAAATGGCCAAGCGGATTGGATCAAAGGGGGTGTCGGCGACCGTGGTCGTCGATCGGCTGTCATCGTCGTCCGAAATGTCGCGTTGGACCGAGTCGTTGGAAACCGCGATGACCGAAGGCAATGGTCGCGCGGTCGTGTTGTTTCAATCCGATGCGGAGGATCTGTTCGCAACCTTGCCCACGCAGTCCGTTGACGGCCGTGAGATGCGGCAGCGTGTCGCCAGCGATCGGCATCGTTGCGATCACTGCGACATTGAATATCCCGATCCGGTCGCACGAGCGTTCAACTTCAACCATCCGATGGGAGCATGCGCTGAGTGCGAAGGGTTTGGAGATGTGATCGGGATCGACATGGACCGGATCGTTCCGGACAAGTCGAAGTCGATTCGCGAAGGGGCCATCGCCCCTTGGAATGCTCCTTCGTACCAGCATGAATTGGAGGAGTTGTTGGCGCTCGCGGAGGACTATGACCTGCCCGTTGACGTCCCTTTTTCGAGTTTAAAGAAGAAGCATCTGAAGCTGATTCACGAAGGTGTCCGCGAACGCAAATTTGGTGGTTTGAATGGGTTCTTCGCGTGGTTGGATCGCAAGAAATACAAGATGCACATCCGTGTGTTTGCCTCGCGATACCGTAGCTATCGGACTTGCCCGGCATGTGGTGGTGACCGATTGAAGCCCGAGTCGCTGGCGTACAAAGTCGGCGGGAACAACATTTCAGAAATGTTGGCGATGCGGTGCGATCAGCTGGACCGGTTTCTAGACGAGTGGTTCGGTGAGGACGTGGGAAAGCTCTCAGGGGCGGGTTCCAGTTCAATCGATGAAGTGGTTCGCGAGAAATTGGTCGGCTATCAGACCCAAGCCGAGTTGTTGGTCGCCGATCAGCAGCGTCGCCACACGATCGCCAGCGAACCGGTTCGTCAAATTCGTGATCGGTTGCACTACTTGGATCAAGTCGGTCTGGGGTACCTGCAACTCAATCGCACGCTGCGAACCTTGTCTGGAGGAGAGACCCAGCGAATCGCATTGACACTGGCGTTGGGCAGCACGTTGGTTGGCATGTTGTACGTGCTGGATGAACCGACCGCCGGATTGCATCCGGTCGATGTGGAGCAATTGGTCGACGCGATCACGAAGCTTCGCGATCGTGGCAACACCGTCGTGGTGGTCGAACACAACGACACGCTGATTCAGCTTGCGGATCGTGTGGTTGAGATTGGTCCGGGCGCGGGGGTTGGTGGAGGCTTGGTGACTTTCGAGGGCACGCCGAAGCAGTTGATGAAGGCGAAAGACAGTTTGACGGGACGGTATCTCGGCAAGAATCGCAAGCGTTCGATCCAATTGGATTTGACGGATGAGCGATCAGCCACCGGTGCATTGATTCTTTCAGGAGCGAGCGGGCACAATCTCCGAGACATTGACGTGGAGTTTCCGCTGGGGTGCATGACCGTGGTCACCGGGCGATCGGGAAGCGGCAAGAGTTCATTGATCCATGACACCTTGTTCGGTGCCGTGTCCACGCGGTTGGCCGAACGTCGCGGTGAAGTTCCTTCGGCGGACATCGTTGCCGGGACGCTTCCCTTCCGATCGTTGCAGGGCGAGCATGCGATTGATGATTGTTTGTTGGTCGATCAATCACCGATCAGCCGCAGTCCTCGCAGTTGCCCGGTCACGTTTGCGAAAGCGTTTGATCCGATCCGGCAAGCGTTCGCGGAAACGGTGGATGCCAAGATTCGGAACTTCAAACCGGGGCACTTCAGTTTCAATTCCTCGGCCGGTCAATGTGCGGCGTGCGAGGGAGCGGGCGTGCAAACGGTCGACATGCAGTTCCTGGCCGATGTGTCGATGCGATGCGGTGAATGTCGGGGACGGCGTTACCGCGACGAAGTGTTGCAGGTTCGCTATCGAGATCGCACGATCGCGGATGTGCTGGAGATGACTGTCCGGGAGGCGTCCGAGTTCTTTCGCGAAATGCCGAAGGTGCAGAACAAATTGAAGCGTTTGATCGATGTCGGGCTGGACTATGTCGCCTTGGGGCAGCCCGCGACAACGCTTTCGAGCGGTGAGGCACAACGTTTGAAGTTAGCGGCGTTCCTCGCGGGATCGAGCAAGCGACGGACTTTGTTCTTGATGGACGAGCCCACGACCGGACTGCATTTCGACGACATCACGCGGTTGCTGAAGTGCTTCGATGCATTGATCGACGAAGGGCATTCGTTGGTCGTGATCGAGCACCATCCCATGTTGATGGCGGCGGCAGATCAAATCATCGAAGTGGGACCCGGTGCGGCGGAGGATGGCGGCCAGATCGTTGCCAGCGGGACTCGCGATGAAGTGGCTTCGGTCAACGACAGTTTGACCGGCCAAATCTTGCGGCAGATGCTTTGACTGCGGTTCGACCAGAGGAGAACGTTTGTCTCAAACGTTTGCGTGGCTGGGTGTGCAATGTCGCGAGGTGTTGGGCGAACGGTGTGACACGTTGCGTCTGGGATGAGACGCGGCTTGGTGTTTGAGTGTGGCCAGACGGAACAGTTGGGGACAACTGTTCTACTCGGGTGAGAGTAGAACGTTTGTCTCAAACGTTTGCGTGGCTGGGCGCGCAACGTCGCGACGCGTTGTGCGAACGGTGTGGCACGTTGCGTCTGGGATTTGCCGCGGCTTGGCGTTTGAATGTGGCCTGACGGAACAGTTGAGGACAACTGTTCGACTCTGGTGAGAGTAGAACGTTTGTCTCAAACGTTTGCGTGGCTGGGCGCGCAATGCCGCGACGCGTTGGGCGAACGGTGTGACACGCTGCGTCTGGGATTTGCCGCGGCTTGGCGTTTGAGTGTGGCCAGACGGAACAGTTGGGGACAACTGTTCGACTCTGTTGAGAGGAGAACGTTTGTCCCAAACGTTTGCGTGGCTGGGTGCGCAATGTCGCGATGCGTTGAGCGAACGGTGTGACACGTTGCGTCTGGGATGAGACGCGGCTTGGCGTTTGAATGTGGCCTGACGGAACAGTTGGGGACAACTGTTCGACTCGGGTGAGAGTAGAACGTTTGTCTCAAACGTTTGCGTGGCGGGGTGCGCAATGTCGCGACGCGTTGCGCGAACGGTGTGGCACGCTGCGTCTGGGAATCGACGCGGCTTGGCGTTTGAATGTGGCCTGACGGAACAGTTGGGGACAACTGTTCTACTCTGTTGAGAGTAGAACGTTTGTCTCAAACGTTTGCGTGGCTGGGTGAGCAATGTCGCGACGCGTTGAGCGAACGGTGTGACACGCTGCGTCCGCGAATCGACGCGGCTTGGCGTTTGAATGTGGCCAGACGGAACAGTTGAGGACAACTGTTCGACTCTGGTGAGAGTAGAACGTTTGTCTCAAACGTTTGCGTGGCTGGGTGCGCAACGTCGCGACGCGTTGAGCGAACGGTGTGGCACGTTGCGTCTTGGATTTGCCGCGGCTTGGCGTTTGAGTGTGGCCAGACGGAACAGTTGAGGACAACTGTTCGACTCGGGTGAGAGTAGAACGTTTGTCTCAAACGTTTGCGTGGCTGGGTGCGCAACGTCGCGACGCGTTGAGCGAACGGTGTGACACGCTGCGTCTTGGAATCGCCGCGGCTTGGCGTTTGAGTGTGGCCAGACGGAACAGTTGAGGACAACTGTTCTACTCTGGTGAGAGTAGAACGTTTGTCTCAAACGTTTGCGTGGCTGGGTGTGCAACGTCGCGACGCGTTGAGCGAACGGTGTGACACGCTGCGTCCGGGAATCGACGCGGCTTGGTGTTTGAATGTGGCCAGACGGAACAGTTGGGGACAACTGTTCGACTCTGGTGAGAGTAGAACGTTTGTCTCAAACGTTTGCGTGGCTGGGTGCGCAACGTCGCGACGCGTTGTGCGAACGGTGTGACACGCTGCGTCTGGGATTTGCCGCGGCTTGTTGTTTGAATGTGGCCAGACGGAACCGTTGAAGACAACTGTTCCGCGTTTGCAGTCGACCTACAAGCGACAATTGTTGATCGTCATCTCGAAGATCCCGGACGCGCCGATTTCTTTGAGGCGTTCCATGACTTCGACGACTTCGCCGCGCCGGACCATGACCTGGATCGCACACCAATCTTTGTCTTCGAGCGAATTGATGGTGGGTGAGTTGAAACCCGGGGTGATCTTTTCGGCTTCACCGAGTTGGGATCGCGGGATGTTGTATTCGACCAGCGAATAATCGCGTGCGAGGACGACGCCTTCGAGTCGTGAAACCAGTCGGTTGGCGACTTCTTTGCAGCGGTGTGCTTCGTTTTGGATCAGCACCGTTTCGTAGTGACCGATTTCTTCGAGGATCCGCAGACGATTGGCGGCCAGGGTGCTGCCGGTTTCAACCAAGTCAACGATTGCGTCCGCGACGCCCAAGCGAATCATGGCTTCGACGCTGCCGGAAAGCGACACCAGATGTGCTTTGGCGTTTTTGGTGGCCAGGTATTGCTCGGTGACGTGCGGGAAGCTGGTGGCAATTCGTTTGCCATCCAGTTGCGACGCGTCGGTGTAGTCTTCGTCATCGGGCACACAGAAGGCGAGTCGACACCGGCCGACACCAAACG
Proteins encoded:
- a CDS encoding 3-keto-disaccharide hydrolase; translation: MSFRKFLATPTPRVFAGLLALCLAISLTPQVVSAQEKDSVATEKSDASKPDAKPAETKSEKKAEKASDDANEEKASKPKQDASEAPTADAPKSEKMADEKADNETAPQEEVAEEKPAEPKPDPTWVEKGVWTLPPTEGPVAVDFKLIGEYAGDVAIATEKKTDDSDASTETTNQRFGIQIRALGSGEFEALAYEGGLPGDENFNEATQLRLIGRRNGETLVLSGGPWALFAGPEKCRLINFEGDSLGELPRVIRTSPTMGAQPPKEALVLFNGENTDQFSKARIADEGLLAQGANIKWLLNDFDLHLEFRIPHMPGKQGQQRGNSGIYLQSRYECQVLDSFGTERVFNGLGALYRFKPPRLNMAFPPLTWQTYDVRFTAARFGVDGKKLRPAHVTSWVNGVKVQDNVALPGPTGAGKPEEALPLPTLLQDHSDPVRFRNVWVLDRGLATGDSFPLQTENEAGTQVPPGT
- the uvrA gene encoding excinuclease ABC subunit UvrA, whose product is MGPRQSSTSKPKVARQPISVRGCRVHNLREIDVDIPRGELVVICGLSGSGKTSLALDTLYAEGQRSYIESFSAYTRQYLNQLDKPDCDSISGIPPAIAVTRASAVKTNRSTVATSTEIAEHLRLLFARASELVCYQCGQPVVIDSPQSVAAQLSDPAAKVQRAIVGFELWLPNRKAASEILLGLQQEGFVRLILKGETFQLSDEDRSKMAKRIGSKGVSATVVVDRLSSSSEMSRWTESLETAMTEGNGRAVVLFQSDAEDLFATLPTQSVDGREMRQRVASDRHRCDHCDIEYPDPVARAFNFNHPMGACAECEGFGDVIGIDMDRIVPDKSKSIREGAIAPWNAPSYQHELEELLALAEDYDLPVDVPFSSLKKKHLKLIHEGVRERKFGGLNGFFAWLDRKKYKMHIRVFASRYRSYRTCPACGGDRLKPESLAYKVGGNNISEMLAMRCDQLDRFLDEWFGEDVGKLSGAGSSSIDEVVREKLVGYQTQAELLVADQQRRHTIASEPVRQIRDRLHYLDQVGLGYLQLNRTLRTLSGGETQRIALTLALGSTLVGMLYVLDEPTAGLHPVDVEQLVDAITKLRDRGNTVVVVEHNDTLIQLADRVVEIGPGAGVGGGLVTFEGTPKQLMKAKDSLTGRYLGKNRKRSIQLDLTDERSATGALILSGASGHNLRDIDVEFPLGCMTVVTGRSGSGKSSLIHDTLFGAVSTRLAERRGEVPSADIVAGTLPFRSLQGEHAIDDCLLVDQSPISRSPRSCPVTFAKAFDPIRQAFAETVDAKIRNFKPGHFSFNSSAGQCAACEGAGVQTVDMQFLADVSMRCGECRGRRYRDEVLQVRYRDRTIADVLEMTVREASEFFREMPKVQNKLKRLIDVGLDYVALGQPATTLSSGEAQRLKLAAFLAGSSKRRTLFLMDEPTTGLHFDDITRLLKCFDALIDEGHSLVVIEHHPMLMAAADQIIEVGPGAAEDGGQIVASGTRDEVASVNDSLTGQILRQML
- a CDS encoding cytochrome c family protein, producing MMLITPRRETLAILTIWLSLWSGLAFTPLATADDGMQFRGQQTLSDQELLEVGQLLGVGNRLYGRQPEASVATIQPNNSRRPDRLVAAEIDPLAAFADPSAGADPLGGDDPLAGLGSNEPLKPPAAKTPEKKDPHEGLWTEECYPSAESCRACHPKHYDEWSVSSHAYATVSPMFQRFEQAITELTEGTVGYFCMRCHSPVATQLEIPRTVSILDQPPVAREGVTCITCHRINEHYGRSSNGDRRIEPGNIHAPVGRGGDGAGLAAALANAEKNKLKTHSGQKGAGQAIHNGSYFFEPLTKSDICASCHQVAVHPGISLEVVHAQYRSSPAAKCGISCQDCHMGAVPGKAAGYEESHIAEISGKPYGNPKKHSNHTFWGPGYSIAHPGIFPHNPKAKAFTPRQWLTFDDRAGWGTEEFERNVTKGMQFPKPWDNADDRRDARKVIDANNAKLDQKRGYSAMTLEAGAQVSDPVFYTTPQVGMPLKLGYRVDNISTGHNLPTGSLGAQPQLWLNAALINPNGQRVWETGYLDANADLCDMHSVEVAKGRIPRDKGLFNLQTKFLINNVRGTDREAALPLNFSLDQLVFLRPGAVPVSVLNHPPLIRMEAHSIAPLDHRVAKYTIPAEAFQVPGPYRLSVRMRSRTEPMYFMRQINSTPDMIRRMNERMIDICHDSHTFMVR
- the hisG gene encoding ATP phosphoribosyltransferase, which codes for MTTSAPLGSSPDPDSFLRLGIPSKGRLSELATGLLNQAGLSFRRQNRGLFARVSGLPIDLIFLRTDDIPTLCAEGAIDMGITGSDLVEEAGANVEQRMAFGVGRCRLAFCVPDDEDYTDASQLDGKRIATSFPHVTEQYLATKNAKAHLVSLSGSVEAMIRLGVADAIVDLVETGSTLAANRLRILEEIGHYETVLIQNEAHRCKEVANRLVSRLEGVVLARDYSLVEYNIPRSQLGEAEKITPGFNSPTINSLEDKDWCAIQVMVRRGEVVEVMERLKEIGASGIFEMTINNCRL